The following is a genomic window from Gemmatimonadota bacterium.
GAGCCACCGCCCGAGGGCGCCGCGGAGCCGGGACATCAGTTGAGCGCGCCGCCGATGATGAGCGCGATCGACACGAAGATCGCGGCGATGAAGATGGCCACCGCCACGTTCCCCTTGCGCAGCTCCTCGGCGAAATTCACCTCCGGGGTGAGCTTGTCGATGGTCCGGTACGACACATACATCAGCACCACGCCGAGCGCGGCGTAGAGGAAATTCAGTCCGATGATGCTCCATTCCATCGTGCCTCCGGGGCGGGTGGTGCAGGGCGGGGGGCCGGCTCGCGTCCAATATGGCAACGGAACCGGCCGAGCGATATGCGCCTGACGTCCTGCCTCCTGCTGGCCCTGGCCGCCGCCCCGCTGGCGGCCCAGACCGCGCCCGACAGCGCCGCCCGGCCCATCGTGGCGGCGGGGGTGTTCCGCGCGGCGGCGCTGGTGGATTCCGTCTACCTCGACCGCCGGCGCGACAGCGCCACCATCGACGCCGGCGACTTCACCGCGTACCTCATGGCGCGGCTCGGGCTGCGGCTGATCCCCCCCGACTTCGGCTTCACCGTCACCGCCGACACCCTGCAGCTCCGCATCGGCGGGCGCATCGCCGACCTCCCCGCGGAGGCGCGCCAGGCGCTGGCGCAGCTGGTGTACCTGCTCCCGCCCGACAGCCGGCTCGAGGGCCAGGTCGAGCTGCTCCCCGCCGGCCGCGAGGCCGTGCGCTTCCACCTGCGGGGCGCGTCGGTGCGCGGCATCCCGGTGCCGGAGACCTTCCTGGCGCTCCTCATGGCCGACATCGGCCGGAAGTACCCCGCGCTCACCGACACCGGCCGCGACCTCTTCGTGCAGGTGCCCCCGGGCGCCGGCATGCGCCTGGTCGACGGCGGCGTAGCCCTGCGGGGACCGCCCTGACGGGTTGCGGAAGCCCGCGTTGGACCGCAACTTGGCCCACGGATGCCGCCAGTCATTCACCCGCCGCTCGAGGTTGATCCATGCTGCTCCTGCTCACCACGCTGCTCTCGGCCCAGCCCGCCGCCCTGCCCGCCGCCGCCGACACCGGCCGGACCATGAACGGCGTCACCATGCCCGCCACCATCGACGTCGGCGGCACCACCCTCTCCCTCAACGGGATGGCGCTGCGCAAGAAGTTCATCATCAAGGTGTACGTGGCGGGGCTCTACGTCGCGTCGGCCTCCCGCAGCGCCGACGAGATCCTCGGCGCCGACGCGCCGCGGCAGATGGTCATGCACTTCATCTCGGGGCACGGCACCAAGGACAAGGTCTGCGGGGCCTGGAATGACGGTCTCAAGGACAACACCCCGGGCGCCAGCGCGGAGCTCAAGCAGCAGTTCGTGGACCTGTGCGGGATGATGCAGGACCTCAAGAACGGCGAGAGCCTCACCATCACGTACCTCCCCGGCACCGGCACCACGATCAACATCGCCGGCACCGACAAGGGCACCGTGGCGGGCAAGGACTTCGCCGACGCGATCCTGCGCTGCTGGATCGGCCCCAAGCCCGGCCCCGGCGAGGGCTTCAAGAAGAACCTGCTCGGCCAGTCCTGAGCCGTGGCCGATCCGGAAGCGGAGCTCCGGGCCCTCTCGGGGGCCCGGCGCCGGGTGGCGCTGTGGCTCACGGCCACCATGGTCGTGATCTACTTCGGCTTCCTCGGCCTCATCGCCTGGCAGAAGCCGCTGCTCGGCACCCTCGTGCGCCCTGGCCTCTCGCTCGGCATCCTGCTCGGCGCGCTGGTGATCGTCTCCTGCTGGATCCTCACCTGGCTCTACGTCCGCTGGACCAACACCCGCTACGACCCCGAGATCGCCCGCCTCCGGCGCCTCCTCTGACGCCGGCACGGCCATGATCCTCCTCCAGCTCCCCCAGACCACGGTGGGCGCCCCGAGCCTGGTGGCCAAGGGGTTCTTCTTCCTCTTCCTCGCCACCACCCTCGGCATCACCTGGTGGGCCGCGCGGCGCACCCGCACCACCGAGCACTTCTACACCGCCGGCCGCACCATCACCGCGCGGCAGAACGGCATCGCCCTCGCCGGCGACTACATGAGCGCCGCCTCCTTCCTGGGCATCGCGGGGCTGGTGTCGCTCACCGGCTTCGACGGCCTCATCTACTCCACCGGCTGGCTGGTGGGGTGGCCGGTGGTGCTGTTCCTCATCGCCGAGCCGCTGCGGAACCTGGGCAAGTACACCTTCGCCGACGCCGTGACCGTCCGCTTCCGCCAGAAGCCGGTCCGCCTGGCCGCCGCGGTGGGCACGCTGGCCACCGTGACGCTCTACCTCATTGCCCAGATGGTCGGGGCGGGGGGCCTCATCCGGCTCCTGTTCGGGCTGTCGTACGAGACGGCGGTGGTGGTGGTGGGCGCGGCGATGATCGCCTACGTGCTCTTCGGCGGCATGCTCGCCACCACCTGGGTGCAGATCGTCAAGGCGGGGCTGCTGCTCTCGGGGGCGGCGCTGCTCGCCCTGCTGGTGCTGGCGCGGTTCGACTTCAACCCCGCCCGGCTCTTCGCGGAGGCGAGCGCGCGCTACGGCGCCGCGGTGCTCTCGCCGGGCAAGCTGGTGGCCAACCCGCTCGACGCCATCTCGCTCGGGATGGCGCTGATGTTCGGCACGGCGGGGCTGCCGCACATCCTGATGCGCTTCTACACCGTGCCCGACGCCCGGGCCGCGCGCGCCTCGGTGTTCTACGCCACCGGCATCATCGGCACCTTCTACCTGCTCACCTTCGTGCTCGGCTTCGGCGCCATGGTGCTGGTGGGACCCGACGCCATCAAGGCGGTGGACGCCGGCGGGAACATGGCCGCGCCGCTGCTGGCCGAGCTGCTGGGCGGCACCGCCTTCCTCGGGTTCATCGGGGCGGTGGCCTTCGCCACGATCCTGGCGGTGGTGGCCGGCCTCACGCTCTCCGGCGCGGCCGCGCTCTCCCACGACCTCTGGGTGAACGTGGTGAAGGGCGGCCAGGCCGACGCGCACGAGCAGCTGCGGGTGGCGCGCATCGCCACCCTGCTGCTGGGCCTCGTGGCGGTGGCGCTCGGCATCACCTTCAAGGGCCAGAACGTGGCCTTCATGGTGGGGCTGGCCTTTGCCATCGCGGCCAGCGGCAACTTCCCCGCGCTCATCCTCTCCATCTTCTGGCGCGGCGCCACCACCGCGGGCATCGTCACCGGCATGCTCACCGGCACCGGCGCCACGCTGCTGCTCATCGCCCTCTCGCCCACGGTGCAGGTGGACCTGCTGCACCACGACGCGGCCTGGTTCCCGCTCAAGAACCCCGCGCTGGTGACCATGCCGCTCGGCTTCCTGTCGGCGATCGTGGTCTCGCTTCTCTTCCCGGAACCGGCCGCGGCGGAGGCGCATGCCCGGGCGCAGCGCCGCGCCGCCCTGGGCCAGGCGGAGGAGCCGGCGGCGTGACGGCGCAGCTCCTCTTCTTCGCGTTCCTCGCCATCACCCTCGGCATCACCTGGTGGGCCGCCCGGAAGACCCGCACCGCCGACCACTTCTACGCCGCGGGCCGCAGCATCACCGCCCTGCAGAACGGCTTTGCGCTGGCCGGCGACTACATGAGCGCCTCCTCGTTCCTCGGCATCTCGGGGCTGGTGGCGCTCTCGGGCTTCGACGGCCTCATCTACGCCGCCGGCGGGCTGGTGGGGTGGCCCATCGTGCTGTTCCTGATCGCCGAGCCGCTGCGCAACCTGGGCAAGTACACCTTCGCCGACGTGCTCGCCGCGCGGCTCCGGCAGGTGCCGGTCCGGCTGGCGGCCGCGGTCGGCACCCTGGCCACGGTGAGCCTCTACCTGATCGCGCAGATGGTCGGGGCGGGGGGGCTCATCCGGCTCCTGTTCGGGCTGTCGTACGAGGCGGCGGTGGGCATCGTGGGCGTGGCGATGATCGCCTACGTGCTCTTCGGCGGGATGCTTGCCACCACCTGGGTGCAGATCGTCAAGGCGGCGCTGCTGCTGGCAGGGGCGATGCTGCTCACCGGGCTGGTGCTGGCGCAGGTCGGGTTCTCGCCGCTCGGCCTCTTTGCCGCGGCCGCCGCTCGGCAGGGCAACGCGGTGCTGGCGCCGGGCAAGCTCGTGGCCAACCCGGTGGACGCCGTCTCGCTCGGGCTCGCGCTCATGTTCGGCACGGCGGGGCTGCCGCACATCCTGATGCGCTTCTACACCGTCCCCGACGCCCGCGCCGCGCGGCGCAGCGTGTTCTTTGCCACCGGGCTCATCGGCGTCTTCTTCCTGCTCACCTTCGTGATCGGGTTCGGGGCCATGCTGCTGGTGGGGCCGGAGGCCATCCGCGCCGCCGATCCCGGCGGCAACATGGCGGCGCCGCTGCTGGCCGAGCGGCTGGGGGGCACCGGGCTGCTGGGGTTCGTGGGGGCGGTGGCGTTTGCGACCATCCTGGCGGTGGTGGCGGGGCTCACCCTCTCCGGCGCGGCGGCGCTCTCCCACGACCTCTGGGTGCACGTGGTGCGGCGCGGCGTGGCCGACCCGGCGGAGGAGCTCCGCGTGGCGCGGGTGGCCACCCTGGCGCTCGGCGTGCTGGCGGTGGTGTTAGGCATCACGTTCAAGGGCCAGAACGTGGCGTTCATGGTGGGGCTGGCCTTTGCCATCGCGGCCAGCGGCAACTTCCCGGCGCTGATGCTCACCCTCTTCTGGCGGGGCACCACCACGCGGGGCGCGGTGGCGGCGATGCTCACCGGCACCGGGGCCACGCTGCTGCTCATCTACCTCTCGCCCACCATCCAGGTGGACCTGCTGCACCGCGCCGCGGCGCCCTTCCCGCTCCGCAATCCCGCGATCGTCTCGCTGCCGCTCGGCTTCCTGGCGGGGGTGGTGGTGTCACGGCTGTGGCCGGAGCCGGCGGCGGCGGCGGCGTTCGAGGGGATGGAGCGGAGGGCGGCGGTGGGGACGGACCGGTAGGGAAGCTGGGCCGGACCTCCGTGGGAGACAGGGCCATGCTGGCGCGCCGGACTGTCTCATGAGACACTGGGACTGTCTCACTGAGACAGTGCCAGGTGCGGCCATGGTGAGGCAACCTGTTCTCCCACAACTGCTTGTAATCTCATTCCGCGTGGCACACCGCGTGAAAGAATAGGGAGGCATCCCGACCCCGGAGCCTCCCCGTGCACTTCCGCCTGCCTTGGCCGCCCCACCACTCCGTTCTTGCCGCCATCCTCACACTCCTTGCCGCCCTGCCCGTCGCGGCCCGGGGGCAGATCCAGGCCCCGCTCGCCGGGGGCGGCGGCAGCGACATCGTGGTCACGCCCGATGGTGGAACGGCCTCGGTGCCGACGGGCGCCACCGGTCAGACGGTGGTGTTCACGGTTAAGAACGTCGGCCTGTCGGTCCTGTCGGAGTCGTTCGCCTGCACCAGCACCGGGACGATCACATGTACCGGGCTGAGTCTCAACTCCTACAGCTTCGACCCCGACGATCAGATCTCGGTGACCGCGACCTTCTCCACCGGCACCGGCGGGCCAGGGACCCTGACACTGGGCGCCTGGGGCGACGCCAGCGACCAGGGCTGGTACAACATCACGGTGACCGGCCCAGCCCTCCCGATCATCAGCCTTGCGCCACACAACGCCACCAATCGCGACGTGTCCAGGTGCGTGGCCGCGTGCTTCGACGGCACGTACGCGCACTCCGCGCCGGCGTACTACTCGCTCGGGCAGGCGCGCGGCATCACCCTGATCTACAACAGCCAAACCCACAAGCCGGCGCCCGTGATCCTGGCGGATGTCAGCCTCCCGGCCGGCGGGACCGTCCCGACGACCTACAGCGTCCAGGTCCGCCGACCCGGGGCAGGTACCTGGCTCACGCTCCTGAATGGGGCGACGATCGCGTACTTCACGCCGCATGCCTCCGGGACCACGCGCCTGGCCGTGGCCTTCGATGCCGCCACGCACCAGATGGACTCCACGGACATCGTGCCGCTCGAGATGCAGGTCATGGCGAACTACTCGGGCAGTTCCCTGGGAGCGACAACGCCGGTGAACGTCCTCACCCATTCCCGACGCAAGAGCCTCTTCGGGGCAGGAGTCGGGTTGGCCGGCTACCAGCGTCTCTACCGGACTACCGCCGGCGACATCCTCGTCACGGACGGCGACGGGTCGGTCGCCTTCTACGACAGCACCGCGGCCGGCTACCTTCGGCCAGCCGGCGCCCCCGGGATACGCCTAGAGATCAAGCCCGGCAATCCGGCGGCATCGCGGTACGTGCGGACCTATCTCGACGGAACCTCCCTCGAGTTCAACGATAAGGGCTTCCTGACCCGTGCGGTTGATCGATTCGGGAATGCCACGGTGTTCGGCTACCATGCCGCACCGCTCGATACCCTCCTGGCCACGATCACCGACCCGATGGGCAAGGTGCTGCAGCTCTGTTACAACGCCGGCTGCACGGCCGCTGCTGCCAAGCTGCAGAAGGTCAAGGTCCTTCCCGGCGCAGGCGAGCGGGTGGTCAGCTACGCCTACGCCGGCGACACCCTGGTCCAGATCCAGGATCCCGACAGTTTCACCCAGATGCTGGGCTACGGGTCCAACGGCCTGCTGGCCTCGATCACCGATCGCGCGGGGTCGGTGACCCGCCTGTTCTACGATGGCATGCGCAAGCTCGACAGCATCCGCGCGCCGAGCGTCGCCCTCTTCGACGGCACGAGCGGCCAGCCGAAGGTGACGTACACCCCCGCGGAGCGTACGGCCTGGCGGCCCGACGTCAGCGGATCCACCAGCAACGCCCCCAAGCCGGGGGCGCCCGCGGACACCGCGCTCAAGTCCACCATCGCGGACCCCGCCGGCGCCATCACCCGGTACAGCCAGGACCGGTTCGGCGCCCCGACCAAGGTCACCGACCCCTTCAACAACTCCACCCTGCTGACCCGGGACAGCGATGGACGCGTCACCCGGATCGATGAGTCGAACGGGCACTACGTGACCTTCAGCTACAACGCCCAGGGACAGCTGACCTACTCCGGGGACGGACCGGGCGGGACGAGTACGACGCTGCACTACGTGGATACGCTCCGCGCGGACGTCTCGTATGTCGAGGGCGACCTGGTCCGGACCGACTATCACTACTACGGGGCGGGCGACCCCGGCGGGCCGGCCGGCGCCCTCAAGGACGTCTACGTCGGCGTGACGGCGGCCTGGCCTGCCACCGGCGGCGGCCAGCTCGTGAGCACCTATAAGGCGGACCCCCTTGGCCGCGATACCGCGGCCATCGATCCGCTGGGCCACACGACGCGATTCTTCTACGATCCGACCTGGGGCCATTCGCTCCGGGTCCGGGACCCATCGGGGATCGAGAGCAGGGTCACCTACGATGCCGCCGGCCGGCCCGACAGCAGCTTCAGCCCCCTGACCCTCTTCACCAAGACCTTCTACGGGCCGATGAACCAGGTGCTGAGCCAATGGGTCGGCGCCACGGGCTACCACTACGGCTACACCTACGACCCGGCGACGCTGCAGTTGACCCGCGTGGAGACGCCGCGCCGCCTGGGCGGGGCGGGGCCCATCGTCCACAAGTTCTCCTACAACGCGCTGGGGAGCCTGATCGCCCGCCACGACGCGGCGGACACCACCAAGGCCGACACCCTCAAGTACGACCTCGCCGGGAACCTGCGGAAGGTCAGGACCCGCCGCGGCGACGTGATCGACATGAGTTACGACAAGGCGGGCCGGCTGCTCTCCCGCGCCGGCCCCGGCATGCCGACGGACTACTTTGCCTTTGACACGGTCGCGGGCCGCTGGAACGTGGCGTGGAACAGCGTGGCGCGGGACAGCGTCCACCTGGACAGCCGTGGCCGCCTCGACTTCTGGCGCCAGACCCTGAACGGCCGGACCTATTCGGGCACGATCACCTACGACGCCAAGGACCGCCCCATTCGCCGGGTCGTGAAGCCGAGCAGCCCGGCCGCGGACTCCTCGGTGGTCGAGTTCGTCTACGCCACGACGACCGGGGTCCGGGATTCGCTGTGCGTCTTCGCCAATCCGAGGCGCTGCGTCACCTTCAAGTCGCGGAGCGACTTCACGGTGGACACCCTGGTGTTCAATCGTGGCACCGCGAACGCCTGGCGCCTCCTCCAGGCACAGGATGCCAGTCACCGGATCACCAGTCAGACCTTCACCGGCGGGACCAATCTGGCCGCGCTCGAGCTGCCGATCCTCACCTACGACTCGCTCAGCCGGAACCGGACCCGCACCTCGCCCAAGGGCGGCAGCTACACCCGGCGCCTGTTCCGCTACGACCCCCTAGGCCGCCTCACCAACGCCTGTGACTCCACGGGGAGCCAGTGTCAAAACGTGATCAATGGCACGACCGACTCCGCCTGGACCTACGATTCAGCCGGGAACCGCGGCCAGCTCGGCACCACGACGACCTACGGTGACGGCAATCGCCTGACGGCGTTCGGGACCACGAACATCAGCTACGATGCCATCGGGGGCGTGGTCTGCCGGATCGTGGGCTCGTGTCCCGCCGGCACGGGGGTGGGATACAAGTACTCCTGGGACGCGCTGGGCCGGCTCCGGGGCATCCGGAACGGCTCGACAGGAGCCCTCGTGGACAGCATGTTCTATGATGCACTCGGGCGCCGGGTGCGGAAGCAGATGGCCGCCGCGGACGAATACTACGTGTACGAGGGCGACCAGGTCATCTTCGACCTCAACGCCGCGGGCACCGTGCTGCGCGAGTACGCCTGGTACCCCGGCGGGGTGGACCGGCTCCTGGCCATGCGGACCACGACCCCGGTCAGTGATACCCTGGCGGCGATCCTCGACCCGATCAACGGCACCGTGCGCGGCCTGGCCCGGCTCCGGACCGGCGCCAAGGTGAAGGAGTACGCCGAGGCGCCCTGGGGCGACGCGGTGGCCGATACCGGCCTCGTGGTCCGCTATCACTTCGCCGGACGGGAGTACGACAGCGAGAGCGGGCTTTACTACATGCGGGCGCGGTACTACGACCCGGCGCTGGGGCGATGGATCAGCGAGGACCCGATCGGGATCGCGGGGGGGCTGAATGGGTACGCGTATGCGGGGAATGATCCGGTAAACGGCAGGGATCCTTCGGGGCTCAAGCTGGTTTGTACGACGGTGGAGCTGGATGGCTACGGCGGGGGGCGTCGAGAGTGCAGGGACGTCTGGGGGCCCTTGGATTGGCTTGACCCGGGCGAGCAGTGTGCGATGGACACCTTCCACGACCCGGAATGCAGCGGCTACCCCGATCAGGATGTGCTGGACTACTACAGTGGATTGGGAGGGGGAGAGGGACCCGGGGCCGGCAAAGGTGCTGGGCCTTGCGACGCGGTGTCACACAATCCGGCCGTTTTCGCGGCGCTGAATTCAGCCTGGCAATCGACCTTCAAGTCCGGAGCTGAGGAGGGAGGGGCACTATTCGGCCACGGACTGGGGCTTACCGGATTCACTGGCTGGACTAGTAGTGGCTTGAGAAGTCAGCTCAAGATCCAAACTCCGTTTCCGGTTGGCGTATTTGCGCTGTTCCATTCTCACCCAAACGCCGGAAGGAGTGGACCACGATCCGTGTGGCTTCAAGCGCCAAGCCCTAGGGACACCGCTCTCGCGGACAGTCTCCGGCTACAGATCTTCGTTGTCTCGAGGGACTCATTCTTCACCTACCGCCCAGGCATGGGGACAACTGGATGCCATCGATGAGACACACGGCCCTGAACATGGACTTCACCCTGGCGAAGCCAATTCGCCGACTTGCCTGGCTGGCATGTTTCGCGCACCTCGGTTGCTCCGGGCGCCCGCCAGACTCAGCACCGATTGACGCAGCTGTGTCGCCATCGCCTGACAGCTCTGCACTGGTGGCAGTCGCGATGGACTCGTTCTTTGCAGCGCTACACGAAGCGCCGCGAGGCCGGCAATTGAAGGTTGTCAGCTTCAAGCGCGACGCTGGCGGATTCCACCTGCAACTGGAGGTGGCCACCAATGAGCCCACATTTGGGGGCGGGGGAATGGTGCACTTCGACAAGCGCGGTCGTTTCTTGTCGATCGAATTGCATCAGTAGGTGGTGCGCGTGACCAGCGCAACCATGCCGGTTCGCTGCCACGTCCAGTGGGCACCTGGCCAGGCAGCATCGCAGGACTGGATCTTCTCCTCGTGGCCTGCTTTCCCCTTTCTGGTGGGGGCGGACTAGGATCCATCCCGAACTCCCATCCTCGACCCGATCACCGGCACCGTGCGCGGCCTGGCCCGGTTCCGCACCGGGGCCAAGGTCAAGGAATTTGCCGAGGCGCCCTGGGGCGACGCGGTGGCCGATACCGGCCTCGTGGTCCGGTATCACTTCGCCGGGCGGGAGTACGACAGCGAGAGCGGGCTCTACTACATGCGGGCACGGTACTACGACCCCGCCCTGGGGCGGTGGATCAGCGAGGATCCGATCGGGATCGCGGGCGGGCTGAATGTGTACGCGTATGCGGGGAATGATCCGGTGAACCTGACCGACCCATCGGGCCTGGACCCGGACTGCAAGCCGATTGATGTCCCACCGGGGCCGGGGCAGATCCCGGGGATTGGCCAGCAGTGCAAGCGGCCATGGAACCCATTCGGGCCGGGTGGGCCGTTGGAGTGGCTGGATCCCAGCAACGAGTGCGGGATGGACGTCTTCCACGACCCGGAATGCAGCGGCTACCCCGATCAGGATGTGCTGGACTACTACAGCGGATTGGGGGGTGCGGAGGGGGATGGAGGGCAATCGGCATCCGGCGACCCGAGTTGCTATGAAAGGAACAAGTTCTCAGCCTTGTTTGGGGATGGCATGGTCGGCAAGACGGTCGAGTTCATCGAAACGGGGAGTGCCTTAGTGACATTCGCAGATGTTGGTGCGAGCATCTTCAAGGCCGGGCGAGCCGGGACTCAAGGATCGAGTGGCGTCCCAGCTAGCGCGTTCAATTGGGCGGCCCGCCAGGGCGCGGACAGGTTGCGCCTAAGGTATGGTAGGAGGATAGCTGCTGCAGCTCAAGGCTATCTTGTTGGCATCGGCGATATCCTCTCACCGACAGCTTGGGTGATAGCTGTAGGGACAGGTGTCTACAACACTTCGATTTCCATCGAGTGTCGGGTCGGGTGGATCCAGTAGCGGGGGGACTACAATATGGCTTCGAAGCAGTGGCACCAGGCGGTCAACCGCAGGCTTGGCGCTCGGGAGGTCCTGGATACCGAGCGTGCCTATGCGGAGTTCTGGTCCCCGCTCGGATTGTCCTTGGAGGGAACGCAGGAAGCCCTCTGGGTCTTTGAGGTGGAGTACGGGATACCCATGGGAGGGCTTCGGCCGACCGACCCGCTCCGTGCATTCTTCGAGCCGCCTTCGGACCGGGGGGTTCTAACCAGGTGGTTGAGCGAATTCTGGTCTGGCGACAGGTCCGACGCGGTGATGGAGCACTTGGCACGCAGGCGCAAGGCCACCGGGATTGCTCTTTCGCATGAAGCTCCTTTGACGCTCGGGGACTATGCCCTGGCATGGAACGGGGCACGCCGGGGCGAGGTGCAAGCCGACTAGCCAGCTACTCCACAGGCCCCCCAAGGCCTGGTGCGGAGAGCAGCGCCGTGGCGCCCGGCAAGGCCGGGGCCTTCACGCGCCCAATGCCGCAGGTACACTGGAGCAATCGAACGAGGGCCGCCCATTGACCGTCGTTGCTCAAGCGAATGGCCGCGGGTGCCGCGGTCTTCGCGATGAATGCGACCGGCTGGACCATCCTGGCGCTGCTGACCCGCCCCCGTGACGAAGTCGCGCTTGGCGTGGAAAGGATGCCGCCTTCGGTGCTGGCGGCGCTCTCGCCGGCCTCATGTTCTTCGTGGTCGCGGCGGAATCGTGACCACACCACAGCGGCGGGATTCCGATGTCTGACGAGCCTCGTGCGCGCCAGGACCGCTGGCTGACGCACCCGGCACTGATCTTCGGATCCATCCTGGGCATCGGATTGGCCGTACGGTCCGCCCGGAGGGCAGCCGGCAATTCGATGGCCGGCGAGGGCTTTGCACGCGAGCTGCTGATTCACCTCTGCATCTTCCTCCCGCTTGGCCTGGTGGCAGGCCGCATCTGGTACCGGCTGATGGTCGGAGCTGGCTTCGGACATCGGGAGGAGGACGAGCAGAAGTAGGGACCCCACAGGACCCAGGGCGGGCGCCCGGTGAGCCGGACCTGCGGGATCAGAGGCGCAGCAAGTCTCCTACGGAAGGCACTCTTCGGCTGGCTAGGCAGCAAGTACCTGGGCGAAATGCGCCGCCGGCGCACCCGCAACAGCGGGGCGGACACCGAGTAGGTCGGCGCCACCTTCCGGGGCCCGGTGATCAAGGCCTGCAGCCCGGACCGGCCGGACAGCCTCAGAACCACTCCCCCAGCCGCACGAACATCCCGTTGCGGCTGTCGCGGGTGATGCCGTACTCCACCCGGATCTGGCCGATCGGCGTGGCGGCGCCGACGCCGATGCGTCCGCCGGTCTGCCACCGGCCGCGGGGCACCGCCGGCCCGCCCGTGGCCACCTGCCCCGACACCGCCGTGACCCGCGCCGAGATCGGCCCGAAGAGCGGCCGCTCCACCAGCAGCTCCAGCGACAGCTCGCGATCGCCCCGCAGCTCCCCGACGTTGAGCCCCGGGAAGCCGTCCACGCCCCCCAGCGGGAAGGTGCGCTGCAGCGGCAGGTCGCGGCCCCACCCGAAGCG
Proteins encoded in this region:
- a CDS encoding RHS repeat-associated core domain-containing protein, with product MLDPITGTVRGLARFRTGAKVKEFAEAPWGDAVADTGLVVRYHFAGREYDSESGLYYMRARYYDPALGRWISEDPIGIAGGLNVYAYAGNDPVNLTDPSGLDPDCKPIDVPPGPGQIPGIGQQCKRPWNPFGPGGPLEWLDPSNECGMDVFHDPECSGYPDQDVLDYYSGLGGAEGDGGQSASGDPSCYERNKFSALFGDGMVGKTVEFIETGSALVTFADVGASIFKAGRAGTQGSSGVPASAFNWAARQGADRLRLRYGRRIAAAAQGYLVGIGDILSPTAWVIAVGTGVYNTSISIECRVGWIQ